In one window of Henckelia pumila isolate YLH828 chromosome 1, ASM3356847v2, whole genome shotgun sequence DNA:
- the LOC140867522 gene encoding uncharacterized protein encodes MRTAQSRQKSYADARRRDLEFAVGDHVFLKVSPMKGVARFGRRGKLNPRYIGPFEILERVGTLAYRLALPPGLAAVHNVFHVSMLRRYVSNPSHVLDFEPLQLPPDLVYEERPVRILAREERRLRTRVIPMVRVQWLNHSEEEATWETEEDMRTRYPEMFG; translated from the coding sequence atgaggacagcgcagagtcggcagaagagttatgcagatgccagacgacgcgatttggagttcgcagtaggtgatcacgtattcttgaaggtgtcacctatgaagggagtagcgcgttttgggcggagaggcaagctaaatccgagatacatagggccattcgagatcttggagcgagttggcacgttggcctatcgtttagctttacctccagggctagcggcagtgcacaacgtattccatgtatccatgcttcggagatatgtctccaatccgtcgcatgtgttggattttgagcccttacagttgccgccagatcttgtttacgaggagagaccagtgcggatcttggctagagaggagcggaggcttaggacgcgggtcataccgatggtcagagtccagtggctgaatcactcggaggaggaagctacttgggagaccgaggaggatatgaggactcgctacccggagatgttcgggtaa